The following are encoded together in the uncultured Desulfobacter sp. genome:
- a CDS encoding mechanosensitive ion channel domain-containing protein, protein MSEIRTPLPAKGVTIFLSAVISVCLCIFFPAPCPAADNTPSPIEQPNSIENVKDKIRQINNRLSTLSTVKSDQAALEFGVSTEDFDKRLTDLRLLKSAHERLLYSITAQDTAKKDILSVKERYENYKTRGMTKKAPYTLTFLDTIQEELSNVERRQLNINLTVEALHRELIADNERLQSLEKKKRRMDETLSDKNTKNKTKLEWHSETIDIQLREIQIIIQAKDNEIKRYETEKKLAALQLALLKDQIRVINANLAFDSEDLNSQLSSIQEKRTELRKETERLRSEQEGVEKKWVNAQRDFEKAESQEQRAIAESYLKSRAEWRTTYQVALELNERSMLLMDHQSAAWRKRYTLVKEKISLDELKALREATKTIIESISRTLQVQQNYLVNLQNQMAAIETKLEDDKMLWAIKQNLSAQLTAARKRLDRRLSYQSVILATDNIEKRFLNEVETRLGRSTLKDHLVDIKGDIVDFWNIEIWTVDKQPVTLRKLAVALLILLLGMAAAKYALSIIRTRFLLKSQFKETTASAVHKLMSYTAYLLVFLFALRMVNIPLTAFAFLGGAIAIGIGFGAQNLINNFISGFMILGERPINIGDLIEVDSVLGMVEEIGARCTRIRTGENIHILVPNSTFLEKNITNWTHSDKKIRTNVTVGVSYGSPVKTVQEKLLASVREAPHVLKYPTPFVLFSEFGDNALIFNVYFWVEIRRIIERREIESNVRFKIDQLFSDAGIVIAFPQRDIHLDTLKPLQINIEHGPKN, encoded by the coding sequence ATGTCAGAGATTAGAACACCATTGCCTGCAAAGGGTGTAACTATATTTTTATCAGCAGTAATAAGTGTCTGCCTGTGCATATTTTTTCCTGCACCCTGCCCTGCTGCTGACAACACGCCAAGCCCCATAGAGCAGCCGAACTCCATTGAGAATGTTAAAGACAAAATCCGTCAAATAAACAACCGACTATCAACCCTGAGCACCGTAAAATCAGACCAGGCTGCCCTGGAGTTTGGTGTGAGCACAGAAGATTTTGATAAAAGGCTGACTGATCTGCGTCTGCTCAAGTCCGCCCATGAACGACTGCTGTATTCAATTACAGCCCAAGATACGGCAAAAAAGGACATATTGTCCGTAAAAGAACGGTACGAGAACTATAAAACCAGGGGCATGACTAAAAAAGCGCCCTACACATTGACCTTTCTTGATACCATTCAAGAAGAACTGTCGAACGTTGAACGGCGCCAGTTAAACATTAATTTAACCGTAGAGGCGCTCCACCGGGAACTCATTGCGGACAATGAACGCCTGCAATCTCTTGAAAAGAAAAAAAGACGGATGGATGAGACCCTATCCGACAAAAATACAAAGAACAAGACCAAACTGGAATGGCACAGTGAAACAATTGACATTCAGCTTCGTGAAATTCAAATCATAATCCAGGCAAAGGATAATGAAATCAAACGATATGAAACTGAAAAAAAACTGGCGGCACTTCAGCTGGCATTATTAAAAGATCAGATCAGGGTCATCAACGCAAATCTTGCCTTCGACTCTGAAGATTTAAACAGCCAATTAAGTAGCATCCAAGAAAAAAGAACAGAACTTCGCAAAGAAACCGAACGTCTGAGATCCGAACAGGAAGGTGTAGAAAAAAAATGGGTAAATGCCCAGCGGGATTTTGAAAAGGCCGAGTCACAGGAACAAAGAGCAATTGCCGAGTCTTATCTAAAATCCAGGGCTGAGTGGAGAACAACGTATCAGGTTGCTTTGGAATTAAATGAACGCTCAATGCTTTTGATGGACCATCAGTCTGCGGCCTGGCGCAAACGCTATACCCTGGTCAAGGAAAAAATTTCCCTTGATGAGCTTAAAGCTTTGCGAGAAGCGACCAAAACCATAATAGAAAGCATAAGCCGGACACTGCAGGTTCAGCAAAATTATCTGGTAAACCTTCAAAATCAAATGGCCGCGATTGAAACTAAACTGGAAGATGACAAAATGCTTTGGGCTATCAAACAAAATTTGTCAGCTCAGTTGACCGCCGCCCGCAAGCGTCTGGATCGTAGGCTTTCCTATCAGTCCGTCATCCTGGCTACGGACAATATTGAAAAACGGTTCTTAAATGAAGTTGAAACCCGGTTGGGACGATCAACACTTAAGGACCATTTAGTGGATATCAAAGGGGATATTGTTGATTTCTGGAATATTGAAATCTGGACCGTGGACAAGCAACCGGTCACTTTACGCAAGCTGGCGGTGGCGCTTCTCATCCTCCTGTTGGGGATGGCCGCAGCAAAATATGCGCTTTCTATTATCCGCACCCGATTTCTGCTTAAATCACAATTCAAAGAGACAACGGCTTCAGCAGTACACAAACTCATGTCTTATACGGCCTATCTTCTGGTATTTTTATTCGCCCTGCGAATGGTAAACATCCCTTTGACCGCATTTGCTTTTCTGGGCGGTGCCATAGCAATCGGCATCGGGTTTGGTGCCCAAAACCTGATCAACAACTTTATTTCCGGATTTATGATTTTAGGTGAGCGGCCCATTAACATCGGGGACCTTATAGAAGTTGACAGCGTTCTTGGCATGGTTGAAGAGATCGGTGCCAGGTGCACACGAATCAGGACAGGTGAAAATATACACATTCTGGTTCCCAACAGTACGTTCCTTGAAAAGAATATTACCAACTGGACCCATTCGGATAAAAAAATTCGAACCAATGTTACGGTTGGGGTTTCATATGGATCGCCTGTGAAAACCGTACAGGAAAAGCTGCTTGCATCTGTCCGTGAAGCGCCTCATGTTTTGAAATATCCAACGCCCTTTGTGCTGTTCAGTGAATTTGGTGACAATGCGTTGATCTTTAATGTATATTTCTGGGTTGAAATCAGGCGTATCATCGAACGGCGCGAAATTGAAAGCAATGTGCGTTTCAAAATAGATCAGCTGTTTTCAGATGCCGGCATCGTCATTGCCTTTCCCCAAAGAGATATTCATCTGGACACGTTGAAACCGCTGCAAATCAACATTGAGCACGGCCCGAAAAACTAA
- a CDS encoding DnaJ domain-containing protein, which yields MSTLVKFVLILLGLAYLISPADLIPEMYLPWIGWIDDSLVLMCLYHLIRYGRLPSFLFKKGNKQSPGKNAKDPGTTGTFKQGAQNRSSSNSNTTGQSTKRESSAKNSGLKSPYEILGVDKSASWAEIQTAYKNKAKQYHPDKLSHLGEEFSNLANEKFLEIQQAYAELKSIYNR from the coding sequence ATGTCCACCTTGGTTAAATTTGTACTGATTCTGCTGGGTCTTGCCTATCTTATTTCGCCTGCGGATCTCATTCCTGAAATGTATCTGCCCTGGATTGGCTGGATAGATGACAGTCTGGTTCTGATGTGTCTGTATCATCTAATCAGATATGGCCGCCTGCCCTCCTTTTTATTTAAAAAAGGGAATAAACAATCGCCTGGAAAAAACGCGAAAGATCCTGGCACTACCGGTACATTTAAACAAGGTGCACAAAACCGATCGTCAAGCAATTCCAACACAACCGGCCAGTCAACAAAAAGGGAAAGCTCAGCCAAAAACAGTGGCCTTAAATCCCCATATGAAATCCTTGGTGTGGACAAATCTGCGTCCTGGGCTGAAATACAAACTGCATATAAAAACAAGGCCAAGCAATACCACCCGGACAAGCTTTCCCATCTGGGTGAAGAGTTTTCAAATCTCGCCAATGAAAAGTTTTTAGAAATTCAACAGGCATATGCAGAACTAAAATCCATTTATAACAGGTAA
- the dapB gene encoding dihydrodipicolinate reductase, producing the protein MNCIPVMISGLPGNVARIMASAALKDGRFSLVPFSLTGEEITQDRVSVDQTEVTLLKPSEREDKINEILEAYPGCICVDYTHPTAVNDNAKFYVRYKIPFVMGTTGGDRQDLEQTVSNGSMPAVIAPNMAKQIVGLQAMIEYGANTFPGLFKGFTLQVTESHQQGKADTSGTAKALVASFNQLGADFKISDIEKIRDPKIQQGTLGVPEEFIDGHGWHTYTLTAPDGSALFELKHNINGRQIYASGTFDAVVFLQHRIDTNNFDQKLFTMIDVLTAGK; encoded by the coding sequence ATGAATTGCATACCCGTCATGATCAGCGGACTGCCTGGCAACGTGGCCCGCATAATGGCTTCTGCCGCGTTAAAGGATGGGCGGTTTTCCCTTGTACCGTTCTCTCTGACCGGCGAGGAAATAACCCAGGACCGAGTGTCTGTGGATCAGACAGAAGTGACCCTGTTAAAACCCAGTGAAAGGGAAGATAAGATCAATGAAATTCTTGAGGCCTATCCCGGCTGCATCTGTGTTGATTATACCCACCCGACTGCGGTAAATGACAATGCGAAATTCTATGTTCGCTATAAGATCCCATTTGTGATGGGCACCACGGGCGGAGACAGACAGGATCTTGAACAAACGGTCAGTAACGGATCCATGCCTGCGGTCATCGCCCCGAACATGGCCAAACAGATTGTCGGACTCCAGGCCATGATTGAATATGGGGCCAACACTTTTCCTGGACTGTTCAAAGGGTTCACCCTTCAAGTTACAGAGAGCCATCAGCAGGGCAAAGCCGATACATCCGGCACTGCCAAGGCTCTGGTGGCCAGTTTCAATCAACTGGGAGCAGACTTTAAGATTTCTGATATTGAAAAAATCAGAGACCCTAAAATCCAGCAAGGAACTTTAGGTGTGCCGGAGGAATTTATAGACGGGCACGGATGGCATACATATACATTAACAGCCCCGGACGGATCTGCACTGTTTGAACTGAAACATAACATAAACGGACGGCAGATATATGCTTCAGGTACATTTGATGCGGTTGTTTTTTTACAACACCGTATTGATACAAACAATTTTGACCAGAAACTGTTCACCATGATTGATGTGCTGACTGCCGGAAAATAA
- a CDS encoding sugar phosphate nucleotidyltransferase has product MKALILAAGFGTRLLPYTQQLPKPLFTINGRPVLYYAVNHLLDAGCTKIFINAHHLADAVAHFVDSHPSKQLLEVVFEPVILDTGGAIANLGARLADDDFFVINADVLCNFDLSYLMACHKASKALATLLVHDCYRFNTLCVDQTTPELGIIKHFSQAPEFGLAFTGIQAISPDIFEYMPPEKIFSSIDVYKKVCELGKISAVKAKQFYWRDMGTPQDYQHTSRECLAAQIFGIAQSQIDDIDIQSIAGDGSDRLWFRARYQEKSLILSDHGICVDAAQTNNGTAQLNAFIKIGKHLTAKGIAVPQILGHDTISGQVAVADLGGTHLADHIQGMDTPQVIHWYQCVIDSLIDFSFKGIKNFDTRWTCQTPSYSKQMILDLECRYFMQAFVTKYLGRTEPLENFTRAFSHIADNALIHAMNGLMHRDCQSKNIMIHDGRPWFIDFQSARPGPFQYDLASLLIDPYVTLPQVVRDQLINYALEKIGLKVSFDIDAFMHSFRYCCISRNLQMLGAFGFLIRVKNKTQFEQYIPPALNELEYRLKTLNEPELAGLTHFVQSLQGDLK; this is encoded by the coding sequence ATGAAAGCCCTGATACTTGCAGCCGGGTTTGGCACAAGGCTGCTGCCCTATACACAGCAATTACCCAAACCCCTTTTCACCATCAACGGCCGGCCGGTACTTTATTATGCCGTTAACCATCTTTTAGATGCCGGTTGCACAAAGATTTTTATCAATGCGCATCATCTGGCAGACGCCGTAGCACATTTTGTTGATAGCCACCCATCAAAACAATTGTTGGAAGTAGTTTTTGAGCCAGTAATTCTCGATACCGGCGGGGCGATAGCCAACCTTGGCGCGAGGTTGGCAGATGATGATTTTTTTGTGATTAATGCAGATGTGCTCTGTAATTTTGATCTGTCATACCTCATGGCCTGCCACAAGGCATCCAAAGCCCTTGCGACTTTGTTGGTCCATGACTGCTACCGGTTTAATACCCTTTGTGTGGATCAGACAACCCCGGAACTGGGCATTATCAAACATTTTTCCCAGGCACCTGAATTCGGTCTTGCATTCACGGGAATTCAGGCCATATCCCCGGATATTTTTGAATACATGCCCCCTGAAAAAATATTTTCAAGTATTGATGTATATAAAAAGGTATGTGAACTGGGAAAAATTTCTGCGGTCAAAGCCAAACAATTTTATTGGCGGGATATGGGCACCCCCCAGGATTACCAACACACATCCAGGGAATGCCTGGCCGCTCAAATTTTTGGAATAGCTCAGTCTCAAATAGATGATATAGACATCCAGTCCATAGCCGGGGACGGCTCGGACCGTCTCTGGTTTCGTGCCCGCTATCAAGAAAAAAGCCTGATTCTTTCGGATCACGGCATCTGTGTGGATGCGGCCCAAACCAACAACGGCACAGCCCAGTTGAATGCATTTATAAAAATCGGGAAACATTTGACCGCCAAAGGCATTGCAGTCCCTCAAATTTTGGGCCATGACACCATTTCAGGTCAGGTGGCCGTGGCAGATCTTGGCGGTACCCATCTGGCCGACCATATCCAAGGCATGGACACACCCCAGGTTATTCACTGGTATCAATGTGTCATTGATAGTCTGATTGATTTTTCCTTTAAAGGTATTAAAAATTTTGATACCCGCTGGACCTGCCAAACCCCGTCCTACTCAAAACAGATGATTTTGGATCTGGAATGCAGATATTTTATGCAGGCCTTTGTCACTAAATACCTTGGCCGCACAGAACCGCTTGAAAATTTTACACGGGCATTTTCCCATATTGCCGACAATGCATTGATTCATGCAATGAATGGGCTAATGCACCGGGACTGCCAGTCGAAAAATATTATGATCCATGACGGCCGGCCCTGGTTCATCGATTTTCAATCAGCTCGACCAGGTCCTTTTCAATATGATCTGGCTTCCCTTTTGATTGACCCCTATGTTACACTGCCCCAGGTTGTCCGGGATCAACTTATAAACTATGCTTTGGAAAAAATCGGCCTGAAAGTATCCTTTGATATAGATGCTTTTATGCACTCTTTCAGATACTGCTGTATATCACGTAACCTTCAAATGCTGGGTGCATTTGGTTTTTTGATCCGAGTTAAAAACAAAACCCAATTTGAACAATATATCCCGCCGGCCTTAAATGAACTTGAATATCGACTCAAGACCCTAAATGAACCAGAACTGGCCGGACTGACCCATTTTGTCCAAAGCCTTCAAGGAGATTTGAAATGA
- a CDS encoding SulP family inorganic anion transporter produces MNTIFRKAAPVRPIPAGIQLFPFLAWLRQLNRRTLRADMLAGLTGAFIVLPQGVSFAMIAGLPAQYGLYAAIVPPVIAALFGSSRHLVSGPTTAISIIVFSTLSPLADPGSADYIRLALTLTFMAGLFQLGFGLVRLGTLINFVSHSVIVGFSAGAALLIATSQLKHALGLPVPSGSSFLTTWAFLLKSTTQINYYELWIALAALCCAIVIKVWKPRWPALLFALVAGALFSLALDGQAHGVRFLGKLNGQLPPMSAPDFTLDTLRMMAPGALAVAFLGLIEALSIARSIAVQSGQHIDGSQEFIGQGLSNIAGSFFSGYASSGSFTRSGVNYDSGAVSPLASIFSALFLAVIVFLVAPLTAYLPLSAMGGVILFVAFKLIDVHHIKEILKSSRPDTMVLLATFAGTLFFAIEFAIYTGILLSMAIYLTRTSHPHVTPLMPDPLDDRRTLIDARESSSSPCPQLTMVRIHGSLFFGAANHIAQALEEIDANNPKHLLIVGYAINFIDVSGAMVLVQEAQRRQKLGKNLYLCRLNRGVEHFLIHGDFMDKIGNSHLFKQESRAISIIYKRLDQRICHTCKIRIFHECPTDPTI; encoded by the coding sequence ATGAACACTATTTTCAGAAAAGCCGCCCCCGTTCGCCCAATACCTGCAGGGATTCAACTTTTTCCCTTTCTGGCATGGTTAAGGCAGCTTAACAGGAGGACCTTGCGTGCAGATATGCTGGCAGGGCTTACGGGAGCCTTCATCGTATTGCCCCAGGGGGTCTCCTTTGCCATGATTGCCGGACTTCCGGCCCAGTATGGTCTTTATGCAGCCATTGTTCCGCCGGTGATTGCGGCCCTGTTCGGATCGTCCAGACATCTGGTCTCCGGTCCTACCACAGCAATCTCCATTATCGTTTTCTCCACCTTGAGCCCTCTGGCCGACCCCGGATCTGCCGATTACATCCGGCTGGCGCTGACTCTGACCTTTATGGCGGGCCTTTTTCAGTTGGGGTTTGGGCTGGTCCGTCTGGGTACCCTGATCAACTTTGTATCCCACTCTGTCATTGTGGGGTTCTCCGCAGGGGCCGCCTTGCTCATTGCCACCTCACAGCTCAAACATGCTCTGGGTCTGCCGGTACCCAGCGGATCTTCGTTTTTAACAACCTGGGCGTTTCTGCTTAAATCAACAACTCAGATCAACTATTATGAATTGTGGATTGCCCTTGCAGCCCTTTGCTGTGCCATTGTCATCAAGGTCTGGAAACCCCGGTGGCCTGCACTGCTTTTTGCACTGGTTGCAGGTGCATTATTTAGTCTCGCCTTAGATGGCCAGGCCCATGGTGTCAGGTTTTTAGGCAAGCTTAACGGTCAACTCCCCCCGATGTCAGCCCCTGATTTCACCCTGGATACATTGAGAATGATGGCGCCAGGGGCCCTTGCCGTGGCTTTCCTGGGCCTGATTGAGGCATTGTCCATCGCAAGATCCATTGCCGTTCAATCCGGCCAGCACATCGACGGTAGCCAGGAGTTTATCGGGCAGGGGTTGTCAAACATTGCGGGTAGCTTTTTTTCAGGGTATGCAAGCTCAGGCTCTTTTACCCGGTCCGGGGTGAATTATGATTCAGGTGCAGTCTCACCGCTTGCTTCCATTTTTTCAGCCTTGTTCCTGGCTGTTATTGTTTTTTTGGTGGCCCCTTTAACCGCCTATTTACCGTTATCAGCAATGGGTGGTGTGATTTTATTTGTGGCCTTCAAACTCATTGATGTCCACCATATCAAAGAGATCCTCAAAAGCAGCCGCCCGGATACCATGGTTCTTTTGGCCACCTTTGCAGGGACCCTGTTTTTTGCCATAGAGTTTGCCATTTATACAGGCATCCTGCTATCCATGGCCATTTACCTGACGCGCACTTCCCATCCCCATGTCACCCCGCTGATGCCGGATCCTCTGGATGATCGCAGGACCCTAATAGATGCCCGGGAGAGCAGCAGTTCCCCTTGTCCCCAGCTTACAATGGTCCGTATTCACGGCTCACTTTTTTTCGGTGCTGCTAACCATATTGCCCAGGCGCTTGAAGAGATAGATGCAAACAACCCCAAACACCTGCTGATTGTTGGATACGCCATTAATTTCATAGATGTATCCGGCGCCATGGTACTGGTCCAGGAAGCCCAGCGAAGACAAAAGTTAGGCAAAAACCTATACCTTTGCCGGCTCAACCGGGGTGTGGAACATTTTTTAATCCACGGTGATTTCATGGATAAAATCGGAAATTCCCATCTTTTTAAACAGGAAAGCCGGGCCATCAGTATCATCTACAAAAGGCTGGACCAAAGGATATGCCACACCTGTAAAATCCGTATCTTTCATGAATGCCCGACAGATCCCACAATCTAA
- a CDS encoding YegS/Rv2252/BmrU family lipid kinase, translated as MKVLLIGNPISSGGDTYKRIEILCDILQKGGHEVTTYLTRYAGDGKAHAFSLSRGIDRMVVVGGDGTLNEIINGLPADSSCPILHFPTGNANLLARDLKLPQKTAAIADLVEQGRIIQADTAVMNTHRFVMVAGIGFDARVTEELKKVRSGKINNLSYVRPIIRAAKTRTSHPLFVSIDNGVIKAKAAAVLVSNVKNYAGVCEMAYDAGICNGLLDVIIFPRENLLAMLSYLICARFKNITKIKDVIYVKAQKSILVQSEEPLPVQLDGDFHGRHHEVFIRNQPGTLRLIVPDGFIK; from the coding sequence ATGAAGGTTCTTCTAATCGGCAACCCGATTTCCAGCGGCGGTGATACTTATAAACGAATAGAAATCTTGTGCGATATTCTTCAAAAAGGCGGTCATGAGGTTACAACATATCTTACCCGCTATGCCGGTGACGGCAAAGCACATGCATTTTCTTTAAGCCGGGGCATAGACCGCATGGTGGTGGTGGGCGGAGACGGCACATTAAATGAAATCATCAATGGTCTGCCTGCTGATTCGTCCTGTCCGATCCTCCATTTCCCTACGGGAAATGCGAATCTGCTGGCACGGGATTTAAAGCTTCCACAAAAAACTGCGGCGATAGCGGACTTGGTTGAACAGGGACGAATCATTCAGGCTGATACGGCGGTGATGAATACCCATCGATTCGTGATGGTTGCCGGAATAGGCTTTGATGCCAGAGTTACGGAAGAATTAAAAAAGGTCCGAAGCGGGAAAATTAACAACTTAAGTTATGTACGTCCGATTATCCGGGCTGCTAAAACCCGCACGTCACACCCTCTTTTTGTTTCTATTGATAATGGTGTTATCAAAGCTAAGGCAGCTGCAGTTCTGGTGTCTAATGTGAAAAATTATGCAGGTGTATGTGAGATGGCTTATGACGCTGGAATCTGCAACGGACTTCTTGATGTGATTATTTTCCCCAGGGAAAACCTTCTGGCGATGCTCTCTTATCTGATTTGTGCTCGGTTTAAAAACATCACAAAAATAAAGGATGTGATCTACGTTAAAGCCCAAAAAAGTATTCTCGTTCAATCTGAAGAGCCCCTTCCTGTGCAACTGGACGGAGACTTTCATGGCAGACACCATGAAGTGTTTATTCGCAATCAGCCGGGCACGCTTCGACTGATCGTGCCTGATGGATTTATTAAATAA